The following is a genomic window from Branchiostoma lanceolatum isolate klBraLanc5 chromosome 10, klBraLanc5.hap2, whole genome shotgun sequence.
ATGACGGGAATGACGTCATCGTAACTCCTGACAGCGGCCCCGGATGTGGCAAAAGTTGGCAGGAGTTAGGTGTGACGTCACcataacttctgccagtggcccCAGATGTGGCAGACGTTGTCAGGAGTTAggtgtgacgtcatcctaaTTTCAGACTCAGGAGGGTGAACGCAAATAGTTCCACGTAACTCATCTGTAATTTCACGATGTTGTTTCGGTTCGGCAATATTACTTAAACTTGTAGATATAATTTCTGCCACCTTATCTTCTGCCACTTCAACCGTAAACTCGGCATACCTGTTCTGAACGGGCGTAAGGGCCACACGAGCAGTTTCCGGTTTTCACTGCGCGCACCAGTCGATTCAGCTGTTGCTCCGGTTAGTTCTGTATAAAGAGTTAAATAGATAAGAAGTATGTAGTCGTGACATTAAGATCTATATTACATTTCACGGTGTAACCGCAATGTGTTTTATCTTTGCTTGATTGTCCAGAGCACATGTGTTGAGAACACTGGGACAAAAAGGAGCAAATTGTTAATCTTTGATgtacttttgttatgtcaaATAAATATCATAAGCAGTAGCTCTTTGCTTAGATACCGGCATAAAAGTCGACGAAATCAGACTTTTGTGAGGAGAGACAAACAGTCTATTTTACCTTGAAACTTGCACTTCATCCCGCCCCAAAATTGATCAGTCCTAGTTTCCTCAGGGCCTCCATCAGGGCAGCTGTAGTGAGTGTTTTTGCTTTACTTCTCCGCCTTTCCTGGAGCGCGACTGCGAGACTTGTCATCCCAGTTCCTGCCTTCAATGTTGGTGATATTTGCCTTCTCAGTCTAGCGCTAGCCTGTACACCTGGTCCTTCCACTCCACCGTTACTTTTGTCCTGATTCTTTGCATTTGGGTTAGCAGCAACAAAGgggaaaacaagacaaaactaTCTCTTTACCGTCCAGAATATCACAGCTCACTTATACTTGCCAGTACGTTTACTACATTGATCACGTCCACTGTTGCCCCTTGGCCTCTACTAATCTGGATCTCCAGCCGTGATGCCGCAGGCCTGGAGGAAGGTGCGGTGGGATTGCTCCCAGTACCTGGACTCCACAAGCTCCCGCTTGAACCGGGCAGCCTTCTGGAACTCCGAGTCGCTGTGCTTGAGGACGTCCACGATCCTGTCTGCCCACCTCTTTGCGTCTCCGGCAGGGTCGTTGTCGTTCACGCTGGTCTCCACGATGACGTGCCTGTGCTCGTCACCGATCTTCTTCTGTTTGATCAGGTCGATGATCATCCCTGCCAGGCCGGTCTTGTCGGAGATGAGGACGGGGATGCCCGCCGCGATGGCCTCCAGGCCGACCAGTCCGAACGGCTCGGAGCGGGACGGCATCAGGACCAGGTGGGCTGTCATCATGTCGTCCCTGATGTCCTCCTGGGTTCCGTACGGCAGCAGGGTGGGGTTCAGATCGGGGCTGTTTAGGCTGTCCTCCAGGATCTTCAGGCTCGTCTCCCAATCATCCTCGCTGATGCCGCGCACGCGCAAACGGGTGTTCTTGATCTCCCTCACCACTTCCCTCATGGCCTGTGCTGCGAGGTCATGACCTTTTAGCTTCTCCACCTTCCACACCCTACCGACGGTCAGGACGACCTTCTGCTCCCCTCCAGGCCTCACATTGGTGGCCAAGAAGATATCGGATGGCTTCGGGAGGAAGACGTGGTGATTCTGCGGTTTCTTGTTTCCCTTGTACGTTGTGCTGAAGTGGTCGTAGATCCGTTTGCCTACCGAGAAAGCTGCCTTTGCGTCGTCGACTTTCTCAAGCATATCCATCTCTTTCACCCAAGCCTTCATGGCCTTCCGACCTCCCTTGTAGTACTCTGTATCCTCGGGTATGACGTGGTTGAACGTCATGAGGTCTGCCTGTGGGAAGCGTTGTTCCCAGATGTTTCGTGCCGCCGTATCTGTAATGTCAGCATGGCCGATGATGCAGGTGACGTCCTGTGGGAGGTTTGGATAGTGGACGCTGTGGTAGACGGTCAGCCAGTCTAAAGTTGGCTCGGTCTTTTTGTCGAGCAGATCTGGCCCTATCAGCCGGACGCCGTCTCTGTCTGCTGCCTCCTGGTCTTTTTTGGGCACTCGTAGGGCTGTGCAGTACACGACTGCCCCAACTGCGGTCAGGATTTGGCCCACCTGGCAGTTGATGGTAGAAATTCCCCCCTTGGAAGTCCCGTACTCGTCGTTGAGCAGCAGGACTATCGGTACATCAGGACCtttggaaaaacaaaaacaaagacagTATTATGTGGTGACAATGCAGAGCAGTGATACATGCTTGGAGACATTTAGATACTAGTTCGGTTTCACATTGAGCATTGATTTAAAAAGACTAGAATCGCTGTGCATTTGAGTTCCGTAATTTGTGAAGAACAACTTCGATGCAAGATCTCGTTTGTGTGTAACAGATAAGATTGGTCTACCTACCTCTTGAAGGCCCGTGAGCTTTGTCCAGAGGACTTGGTCTTTGGTGTCCCCTTTTACGCTTGTTGCTTCCTGAAAAAGAAAGGACAGATCATCTGAAGCTGTTCATAGTTCTGAGATCTTAAGAATATTCACGCTGATCAATTATAGGGATAATACAGGTCAtgggttttttttctgaatgcTTAAGTAGTACAGACTTACAACTGCCAGCAGTTTGTTTATACTTAGATGAATATGATTATGTCAAACAAGCTACC
Proteins encoded in this region:
- the LOC136443772 gene encoding uncharacterized protein, coding for MSPSPDVPIVLLLNDEYGTSKGGISTINCQVGQILTAVGAVVYCTALRVPKKDQEAADRDGVRLIGPDLLDKKTEPTLDWLTVYHSVHYPNLPQDVTCIIGHADITDTAARNIWEQRFPQADLMTFNHVIPEDTEYYKGGRKAMKAWVKEMDMLEKVDDAKAAFSVGKRIYDHFSTTYKGNKKPQNHHVFLPKPSDIFLATNVRPGGEQKVVLTVGRVWKVEKLKGHDLAAQAMREVVREIKNTRLRVRGISEDDWETSLKILEDSLNSPDLNPTLLPYGTQEDIRDDMMTAHLVLMPSRSEPFGLVGLEAIAAGIPVLISDKTGLAGMIIDLIKQKKIGDEHRHVIVETSVNDNDPAGDAKRWADRIVDVLKHSDSEFQKAARFKRELVESRYWEQSHRTFLQACGITAGDPD